The genomic DNA TGGCGATGATCTGGTATGCCTTGGCGAAGAGGGCATCTCCGGCAAGTACCGCTGTCGGCATGCCGTATCCGACATGGATGGTCGTCATTCCTCTGCGCTTCTCATCTCCGTCCATGAGGTCATCGTGGATTAGGGTGAAATTGTGGATGTACTCGATGGCTACAGCCAAGGGGACCGCTTTGGAAGCATCTCCTCCGACGGCCTTGCAGCATGCAACGGCCATAGCGGGGCGCATTCTCTTCCCTCCCGCGTACGGGTATTGCTTGGAAGCGTCCATGAGGATCTTGGGTTCCTCGTCTCCGATGTAACTCTTGATAGGTCCGTCCAATTCTGCGGACATCTTCTTAAGGTATTCCTTGGCGTCAATCATAGTTGGTCCATCCATTCCTTGGTCTCGCCCAGTACTACGTAGCGGGCCTTTGAAAGCTGTTTCAGGTTCTTGGATCCCGTAAGGACCATCGCGGTCCTGAGTTCCTCTTTGATGATTGTTAGTTTTTCCTTTACCGCAGCAGCGGATTCGGTCGCATCCTTGAGTATCACATTGGCGATACCGGCTGCGTTAGCACCCATTGCTATCGAGGATGCTACATGGATTCCGTCCAGTACACCTCCGGATGCGATGATGGACAGCCCTGAATCTCTGCATTGCATCAGCGAAGCCGGCGCAGGTATGCCCCAGTCGAAGAAGGTGTCCCCGATGTTCGCCCTGACAGTATCCTCGCTGTCCAACGCGCGATAGAATTCTACCGCAGAGAAGCTGGTGCCTCCCATTCCTGCGATGTCAACCCCTTGGACTCCGATGCCTTTGAGCCTGTCAACGACATGTTTAGAGATTCCAGCTCCGGTTTCCTTCACCATGACCGGGCCTTTTCTGGCGATGTCGCGGATGGCATCCCAGCAACCTTCGAAATTGGTGTCCCCTTCCGGTTGTACCATTTCTTGGAGAGGATTAAGGTGTATAGCAAGAA from Thermoplasmata archaeon includes the following:
- a CDS encoding type 2 isopentenyl-diphosphate Delta-isomerase, with translation MAIKDRKADHIRICKGERVAPGYCYWDDIRLVHNALPELNADDVDMSCCLFGKKLEVPLIVTAITGGFAGAKKINSNIAKACADLGIGMGVGSERAGVMGVSPESYSVIKDYDIPLVIGNIGAVQLIEQKSGKKYDEEMIEKAVDLIDADILAIHLNPLQEMVQPEGDTNFEGCWDAIRDIARKGPVMVKETGAGISKHVVDRLKGIGVQGVDIAGMGGTSFSAVEFYRALDSEDTVRANIGDTFFDWGIPAPASLMQCRDSGLSIIASGGVLDGIHVASSIAMGANAAGIANVILKDATESAAAVKEKLTIIKEELRTAMVLTGSKNLKQLSKARYVVLGETKEWMDQL